The Deltaproteobacteria bacterium genome segment GTGAAGGCCGGGAGGATACTGGTGAACGCGCAGGCTATCTCCGGAGGAAGAGAGATCATCACGGGGCGAGCCGGGATACCTGAGGCAGGCAGCTACGCCATGTTCGACCTCGAGGGGCTGCCTCCCTACCTGGACGAGCTTGACAAGATATACCTCTGGGGCGTGAAGGTCATGGGGGATGAGCCTTCGGATTTCATGCCGGCCCTGGCGGGGTTCGGCCCCGGCGGAGACAGGGAAGGATGGGAGGGCTTCTTGCGGATATGCACGCAGGTTTTTGAGCGATACGGGGACGTCCCCTTTGTCCACTGGTCATCCTACGAAAGGACGAAGGTCAGGGGATACCTCGGCCGCTACGGTGATAGGGGCGGGGCGGGCGACAGGGTGCTGAATAATCTCTTTGACCTTCTGCCTGCCGTCAGGGGCTGCATCGCCCTGCCGGTTCCCAGTTACAGCCTGAAGGTGGTGGAGAGACATATCGGATTCGATCGGACGATGGACGAGTTCGGTGGAGAATGGGCCATTGCGAAGTATATCGAAGCCGTCGAGACGGATGACGAGAAGGTCAGGAAAGAGATCATGGATACGCTGCTCAAGTACAACGAGGAGGACCTCGATGCCACCTGGGCAGTAATGGAGTGGTTTAGGAACAAAATCAAGGGGGGCCGGTAATCTCAGAATTATTGAGTCTGAACATCTCCCGGGTTATTTCGCTATCTCCATGCACTGCGACTGGTGGACCACAGAAAATGAACTGCCTCTGTTTTGCGTCCAGCGCCTTCGTGCCGGGTAACTTCTCAGAAGATGGACGCGAGGCGATCGTATGATTTTCTGAGCCGGATGGACACGGCCAGGAGCAATCCCTTCAAGAATTTAACTCCCGATTCGGGAAAGGCCTCGAGCATGAGGTTGAAATTATCCCGGGAGAGGGTTACCAGCGTCGAATCCTCCAGGGCCACGGCGGTGACTGCCCGGGGATGATTGTCGAGGAGGCAGAGCTCTCCCATGACCGTTCCCCTGCTGTACACCCCGATGACCACGTTCTTGCCCGGAAACTCGGTCTGCTTGCTGATTTCCAGGCGGCCCGATACGATAAAAGCCAGGTAGTCGCAGAAATCACCCTCGCCGCAGACCGTCTCTCCCGCCCTGACCTTAACGAGGTCGAAGAAGCAGGGCAGGTCGGCCAGGTCCTCCTCCTTGAAGTAGGGAAAGAGGCTGAGCTCCTTTTTCATCCAGATGCAGAGATCTTCCGAGACTTCATCTAACTGTTGCATCACTTTTCAGCCTTTTTGCTCGTTTCATTCATCTCCTTGACCTTCTCCTCCATCCGTGCGAGCAGCCCCTCGATGCCATCTTTCATGACTATCTCGCGGTAGCTGCTCCGGTAATTCCTGATGAGGCTCACCTCCTCGATCACCACGTCGTAGACCAGCCACTCGTCTCCTTTCATGACCAATTTGTACCGTATGGGAATATCTGCGGTCTTGGTGACGATAATCGTCTCTACGATGGCACGGTCATCCCTTACCTTTTCGTTTACGTACTCCACTTTCTCGTCCGTGTATGCCTCGATACGCTCCATGTAAGTGTTCTCGAGAAGGTCGGAGAAGAGGGTCACGAACCTGTCCCTTTCATCGGGGTTTGCCTTCTTCCAGTTCGTCGCCAGGACCTGCTGCGACATGATCCTGAACTCGAACCTCTTTCTGATCAGAGAGCTCAGCATCTGGCGCCTTTTGCCGCTGTCCATCTCCTTGTCCTTCAAAAGCTCGATGACCCGGTCGACTGTTTCCCGGACCTGGTCCGTCGGGCCGCGGCTTCCTGGAGCTGCCGCCGGGGTGAGCAGCAGAAAAATGATGGGTATGAGTAAAAAGCGTGCTCTCTTGGCCATGACCGCCTCTCGTGCGGGGGGTAGTGAGTTTAAAGCGAATACCGGTCTGTAACAAATTAGATTAACGAAAAAACCCTATTGTCGCAAAATAAGTTATCCCTGCCGGGAGAGTTTCGCCGGCTACTCCTTTACCATCCCTTCGCGTCTCTGTGTGTGGGCGTTCTTTATGAAGGCGTAGGGGTCGAGAGCCTGCCGCTTGATCCCCTCGTAGGTGTCCTTGTCGATCGAGATCTCGTTTACCGCTTCGAAGGCTTTCAGGGCGATGATCTCGAGCTCCCTGTCATCGAAGATGTAGTTCAGGGGGTCGATGAAGCCGTCGGCTATCTGGCCGAGGAAGTCCCGCGAGTTCGAGGGGCCGAGCAGGGGAAGGACGATGTAGAATCCGGGCTTCACGCCGTACCATCCCAGCGTCTGCCCGAAGTCCTCCTCTTTTTTCCTGACCTTTGCCCATTTCTTCCCCGGGTCGAAGAGGCCCCCTATCCCCACCGTCGTGTTCACCACGAAGCGGGAGAACTCGTTCCCTGCGTCCTTGATCTTCAGTTGAAGCAGGGAGTTTACGAACCGTATCGGGGTTGCC includes the following:
- a CDS encoding cyclic nucleotide-binding domain-containing protein, with the translated sequence MQQLDEVSEDLCIWMKKELSLFPYFKEEDLADLPCFFDLVKVRAGETVCGEGDFCDYLAFIVSGRLEISKQTEFPGKNVVIGVYSRGTVMGELCLLDNHPRAVTAVALEDSTLVTLSRDNFNLMLEAFPESGVKFLKGLLLAVSIRLRKSYDRLASIF
- a CDS encoding ABC transporter substrate-binding protein; the encoded protein is MAKRARFLLIPIIFLLLTPAAAPGSRGPTDQVRETVDRVIELLKDKEMDSGKRRQMLSSLIRKRFEFRIMSQQVLATNWKKANPDERDRFVTLFSDLLENTYMERIEAYTDEKVEYVNEKVRDDRAIVETIIVTKTADIPIRYKLVMKGDEWLVYDVVIEEVSLIRNYRSSYREIVMKDGIEGLLARMEEKVKEMNETSKKAEK
- a CDS encoding VacJ family lipoprotein, encoding MRNAFRIFPLLIALLLLSSSVTGEVPLKKEGQEAFRSSVADDRKDEAGQGGDGEAEDEFKDDFEDEFAEEEPLIISDPFEPLNRAFFWFNDKLYFYLLKPVARGFRVVPEPARISFSNFFSNLATPIRFVNSLLQLKIKDAGNEFSRFVVNTTVGIGGLFDPGKKWAKVRKKEEDFGQTLGWYGVKPGFYIVLPLLGPSNSRDFLGQIADGFIDPLNYIFDDRELEIIALKAFEAVNEISIDKDTYEGIKRQALDPYAFIKNAHTQRREGMVKE